Genomic DNA from Nitrospiraceae bacterium:
CTCGTCATGCCGAACTATACGCTCTCCTCACCGGGTCCCACCTACTCACCCAGACTGTCGGCGTTCTTGATCGTCATGTCGCTGGGCCTCTATGGCGTATTCCTGGCTATTCAAAACCTACGCCATCGTGACTACTTTCTCGCCCCCAAGCGATCCGGACGGGCGTTTCCCCGACAGCCGCAACGGGACGGCGCCCCAGCCAAACCGCTCTGGGCCCATGGAGCCCTGTTGCTGGGGTATCTGGTCCCGCTTGTCCTCTTAGCCGAGCATGCCGCGGTGCCGATCGACTACTTTCTCCATCAATGGCAAGCTCCGCCTGCATTGGGGGGCGTGTTGGTCGCAGCGATGGTGCTGGCGCCGGAATCCTTTGGTGCCGTGCGGGCGGCCTTGGCCAATCAGCTGCAACGATCCGTAAACATCCTCCTCGGCTCCGTCCTGGCGAGCATCGGCCTCACGATTCCCGCCGTGCTCACCATCGGCTTCCTCCGAGGATCCACAATCATCCTGGGGCTCGACGAGGTCGATACGACACTCCTCCTCCTCACGGTCGTCCTCAGCATGCTGACGTTTGCGGCGCGCCGCACCAACGTCCTGCTCGGAGCCGTCCACCTGCTGCTGTTTCTGGCTTATCTTATGTTGTTATTCGAGAAGTGATGCAAGTTGATGGGGGGTTGATTAGCGATAGGTCCCCTCCTACGATAGGGTATCTAGGCCCGAGCCGATCGTCCCGCATCCGCCACGCGGGACGGAGTGTTGGTTTGTCACCACGGAGGCGAGCGGCATCTATGCGCCGATTCCGAACCTTCCGCTCTTCGTTGATCGCTCAGATCGGTGCCACCTTCCTCCTGGTGTTCCTCATGTACAGCGCCCTGTTGCTCGTTTCCTCCTACATGGCGGCACAGCTGATCGGAATCAGTACCGCGATCGATCAAGCCGGAACGGAACGGATGCGTATCTACCGGCTGGCTTCGCTGCTGCTGCAACTGTCGGCCCCCCAGCAGGAAGCGACACTTCGCGACCTCATTACCCAGGAAACGGCACGATGGGAGAAAGTCCTGACCGGCTTGCGATACGGCACGGCCGATCATGCCCCGATCGGCGAGATCGAGCCCTCGGTGATGGGGCAGATTCAGGGGCTGCAAGACCGTTGGGACCTGCAGCTCCGCCCGTCGATCGAATCGGCAACCAGAGCATCCGGGATGCAACTGGAACTGGCTCAGCAGGAATACCTCCGGCACGCCGATGAATTCGTCGATGCCCTTTCGGTCATGGTGCACAGCCTCGAACGCAATGCCGCAGCGAGAACGAAGACCCTCTATGCCCTACAAATTCTTTTTCTAATCCTGTCGGCCGGACTGCTGGGAGGCGCCTTCATCCTGTTCCACCGGACGATCCGCCGACCATTCCAGGAACTGACCCGGGGAGCCGAGCGGCTTGCGGCGGGAGACCTGAACACCACGCTTGCCGTGCAGTCGTCGAACGAGCTCGGTCGCCTAGCCCGCACTTTCGAACATATGGCGCAGCGAACCAGGCAGGGCATCGAGGAGCTGGAAGCGCTCCATGCGACCGGCCAAGAGATCAGCACACTCGGCATCGGAGGTATCGAGCAGGTGCTGCGACGTATCGTCGACCGCGCAGCCGACCTCGTCCGGGTAGACATGGCCGTCATTATGGTCCGCCACTCCGTCTTGGAATGTTGGATCGTGGAGGCCGCATCAGGACAAGCCTTCGACACCATCCGCAAACAGATTCTCCTCACCGAAGAAACCCCATTTTCCAACGAAGCGTACGAGACCAAACGTCCGGTCGTGGTCGCCGATGTCGGCAGCTGCCATGATCGCCTGATTCACTTTCGCGACGAGTTCGGAGCACAAAGCTATCTGGCCGTCCCGCTGCTCGGGCCGCACGACTGCATCGGCGTGCTGACCCTCCTGAGCACTGGGACCCAGCGGTCCTTCAGCGAATGGGATATCAGGCTGGCGCAGCAATTCGCGGCCTATGCGGCGGTCACCATCGAGAATGCACGGCTGTTCGACGCGCTGCAGTCCGAGTCACATCTCCTCCGCGCGAAGCTGCACGCCGTCGAACGCAACGTCGCGGAGCTGACTCACGAGGTGAAGGCGCCAGCCGGCCGCGTCGCGGAATTCGCATCCTGGATCGAATCGGACTACGGCAGCCGACTGGACGACAAAGGACGGCGCTATCTCGAATGGATCAAGAAGGAGGGACGCGATCTCGCACAGCTGGCGGAACGCACATTGGACCTGGCTCGCATCACGGCGGTTCCCAGCCCGTTGGAAAGCGTCGATACGCAGGCGGTCGTGAAGGAAGTGCTGGATTTACTCGCGCCCCTGGCCCAGGCGGCCAGGGTAACCGTGACGATTGCTGACAATCTTCCGCGGCTGGCCTGCCGCCGTATCCACCTCAAACAGGTGCTGGAAAATTTAATCGGGAACGCCATCAAATATATGGGTACGCAGCCGCATCCGCGTGTGGACATCGGTTGGGATCCCTCCCCGCACGGCGCGGTGATCTATGTAGACGACAACGGCATGGGCATCGATCCCGCGATGACGGCAAGGATCTTCGAGCCGTTTCAACGGCTCTGCACCGCCGATATCCCCGGCGCAGGCATCGGATTGTCTATCGTCAAGACCGTGGTCGAACAGTACGAGGGGGCCATCTGGGTCGATTCCACGCCAGGCATCGGCAGC
This window encodes:
- a CDS encoding calcium:proton antiporter, with protein sequence MIKPADTAALPEVPPAGQRTGSFGQALLILPITTALLFVAYGDEWLSDFDRPLQLMALLAWLLFAILTSAFSAIHHAEALATRLGEPVGTVILTLSVTGIEVVMISAFMYTESGNPSLARDAMFAVVMIVLNGMVGLSLVLGGLRYHEQSYNLQGANAFLAVIVPLAVLGLVMPNYTLSSPGPTYSPRLSAFLIVMSLGLYGVFLAIQNLRHRDYFLAPKRSGRAFPRQPQRDGAPAKPLWAHGALLLGYLVPLVLLAEHAAVPIDYFLHQWQAPPALGGVLVAAMVLAPESFGAVRAALANQLQRSVNILLGSVLASIGLTIPAVLTIGFLRGSTIILGLDEVDTTLLLLTVVLSMLTFAARRTNVLLGAVHLLLFLAYLMLLFEK
- a CDS encoding GAF domain-containing protein, which produces MRRFRTFRSSLIAQIGATFLLVFLMYSALLLVSSYMAAQLIGISTAIDQAGTERMRIYRLASLLLQLSAPQQEATLRDLITQETARWEKVLTGLRYGTADHAPIGEIEPSVMGQIQGLQDRWDLQLRPSIESATRASGMQLELAQQEYLRHADEFVDALSVMVHSLERNAAARTKTLYALQILFLILSAGLLGGAFILFHRTIRRPFQELTRGAERLAAGDLNTTLAVQSSNELGRLARTFEHMAQRTRQGIEELEALHATGQEISTLGIGGIEQVLRRIVDRAADLVRVDMAVIMVRHSVLECWIVEAASGQAFDTIRKQILLTEETPFSNEAYETKRPVVVADVGSCHDRLIHFRDEFGAQSYLAVPLLGPHDCIGVLTLLSTGTQRSFSEWDIRLAQQFAAYAAVTIENARLFDALQSESHLLRAKLHAVERNVAELTHEVKAPAGRVAEFASWIESDYGSRLDDKGRRYLEWIKKEGRDLAQLAERTLDLARITAVPSPLESVDTQAVVKEVLDLLAPLAQAARVTVTIADNLPRLACRRIHLKQVLENLIGNAIKYMGTQPHPRVDIGWDPSPHGAVIYVDDNGMGIDPAMTARIFEPFQRLCTADIPGAGIGLSIVKTVVEQYEGAIWVDSTPGIGSRFQFRLPVPGGKSAERGTGSPQSASLLSNLSYQAERG